The following proteins are co-located in the Urocitellus parryii isolate mUroPar1 chromosome 15, mUroPar1.hap1, whole genome shotgun sequence genome:
- the LOC113200048 gene encoding uncharacterized protein LOC113200048 yields MAESLPLEMLTYILSFLPLSDQKEASLVSRAWYCAAQNALRETNVRYNIPVSSASLLAIKSLGLRGISCISLTNLDGSPTSHLVLQSVAYHLGPHLQSLCLGGGSPTEASFVALILGCPALRTLDLSGCNSLFTSGTLLAQPEMAQRVRQALSGLRELKLACLRNLADLSFNQLSSCVPSLERLSLAYCHLNFELSPAQSSINPQDYSPSQLSFHNLLRFVKERAGKLRALDLSGTGLPPEALHSLGQVAGLQLQELSLHSCRDLSTEAVATLCRQQPGLTSLDLSGCSELTDGALLAVSRGLQHLQHLSLGKLQRLTDAGCTALGGLRELQSLDMAECCLVSGRELAQALGSVSGAPPPLTSLRLAYCSSLKDASMLSLIPTLGPSLRMLDLSSCVALSNRTLQAICTYHPHLSVLRLAWCKELRDWGLLGLEESSEKPAMCPQLCPELEYQASGPEDASPKLQSSSLLTLQALQELDLTACSKLTDASLAKVLQFPQLRQLSLSLLPALTDMGLVAVARGCPSLEHLVLSHCSHISDEGWAQAAGYWPRLQHLNLSSCSQLTEQTLDTIRQACKQIRVLDVAMCPGINVAAVRRFQAQLPQVTCVQSRFVGGADLTLTL; encoded by the exons ACAAATGTGCGGTACAACATCCCAGTGTCTTCTGCCTCCCTTTTGGCCATCAAGAGTTTGGGCCTCAGGGGCATCTCCTGCATCAGCCTGACCAACCTGGATGGCTCACCAACCTCGCACCTGGTGCTGCAGTCTGTTGCCTATCACCTAGGCCCACACCTGCAGAGCTTGTGCCTGGGTGGGGGCAGTCCCACAGAGGCTTCCTTTGTGGCCCTGATCCTGGGATGCCCAGCTCTGCGCACCCTTGACCTCAGTGGCTGCAACAGCCTCTTCACATCAGGCACACTATTGGCTCAGCCAGAGATGGCCCAGCGTGTCCGGCAGGCATTGAGTGGCCTGCGCGAGCTCAAGCTGGCTTGCCTGCGGAACCTGGCCGATCTCAGCTTCAACCAGCTCAGCAGCTGTGTCCCCAGTCTGGAGCGCCTCTCCTTGGCCTATTGCCACCTCAATTTTGAGCTGAGCCCAGCTCAGAGTTCCATCAACCCCCAGGACTACTCTCCCTCCCAACTCTCCTTCCATAACCTGCTGCGATTTGTGAAAGAGCGAGCTGGCAAATTGCGTGCCCTAGATCTGAGTGGCACTGGCTTACCACCTGAGGCCCTACATTCCCTGGGCCAGGTAGCTGGGCTGCAGCTGCAGGAGCTGAGCCTGCACAGCTGCCGGGACCTTTCCACAGAGGCTGTGGCCACCCTGTGCCGCCAGCAACCAGGTCTTACCTCCCTGGACCTCAGTGGCTGCTCAGAACTGACTGATGGGGCACTCTTGGCCGTGAGCCGTGGCCTGCAGCACCTGCAGCACCTCAGCCTGGGAAAGCTTCAACGGCTGACAGATGCAGGATGTACAGCCCTAGGGGGCCTGCGAGAGTTGCAGAGCCTGGATATGGCTGAGTGCTGCCTAGTGAGCGGGCGGGAActggcccaggccctgggctcgGTGAGTGGAGCTCCACCCCCACTGACCTCCCTCAGGCTGGCATACTGCTCTTCGCTGAAG GATGCCTCAATGCTTTCTCTGATCCCAACACTGGGCCCAAGCCTTAGAATGCTAGACTTGTCCTCCTGTGTGGCCCTCTCCAATCGGACCCTGCAGGCCATCTGCACCTACCACCCCCACCTCTCTGTTCTGCGCCTGGCTTGGTGCAAGGAGCTCCGTGACTGGGGGCTTCTGGGGCTGGAAGAATCAAGTGAAAAGCCTGCAATGTGTCCCCAG CTATGCCCAGAGCTGGAGTATCAGGCCTCAGGTCCTGAGGATGCTTCTCCCAAGCTACAGAGTTCATCCCTGCTCACACTGCAGGCCCTGCAGGAGTTGGACCTGACAGCCTGCAGCAAGCTGACTGATGCCAGTTTGGCCAAG GTACTGCAGTTCCCCCAGCTGAGGCAGTTGTCACTGAGCCTATTGCCAGCACTCACAGACATGGGCTTGGTGGCAGTGGCCAGAGGCTGCCCCAGCTTGGAACACTTGGTGCTGAGTCATTGCAGCCACATCAGCGACGAGGGCTGGGCCCAGGCAGCAGGGTACTGGCCAAGGCTGCAGCACCTCAACCTGTCCAGCTGCAGTCAACTCACAGAGCA AACTCTGGATACCATTAGGCAAGCATGCAAGCAGATCCGGGTATTGGACGTGGCCATGTGCCCGGGTATCAACGTGGCAGCTGTCAGGCGCTTCCAAGCTCAGCTGCCTCAGGTGACTTGTGTCCAGTCCCGCTTCGTGGGAGGGGCTGACCTGACCCTAACACTCTGA